The nucleotide sequence CCTCTCCAAAGGCCAAGCCCAACGCTAACTGGTTGAATTTTGTAGTGAGTGCCCGCGCCCGTACCCGCATTCGTCAATATTTACGTAAGCAACATTCGCAAGAAGCGGTCAATATGGGTAACCGTTTACTTAGGCACGCGCTAGGCGCTGTTAAATTAGATGATATTGCTCAGCAAGATATCGATCGGGTAGTGGCGGAAACCAAACATGATGACTTTGAAGCCTTGCTGATAGACATTGGTCTTGGTAACGAATTAAGTGCAATTGTTGCTCGTCGTTTATTGGGCGAAAATACCGACTTACCTGATAAAAAGGGTAACGTGGCTATTCGTGGTACAGAAGGTTTGCTGGTGCACTTTGCACGTTGCTGCCACCCTATTCCTGATGATGAAATCGTGGCTATTTTGAGCCCAGGTAGAGGTATGGCTATTCACCAAACTGGGTGTAATAACATTAGAAAGCTGACCAAAGAAGAGCCGCAACGCGTATTACCTATGCGATGGGATGAAGAACCACAAGGTGAGTTCAAAGCCTCGCTACGTATTGAGCTAATCAATCACCAAGGTACCTTGGCTACGTTAACCAATACGATTTCTGGGTGCGACTCGAATATTATTGGTCTTCAAACCGAAGAAAAAGAGAGTAATATCTACTTTATCGACCTTGAGCTAACCACCCACAACCGTGTGCATTTAGCCAGAGTCATGAAGAAGATACGTACAATGCCAGAAGTTCAAAAAGTGTCACGTCACAGCCAGTCTCGACACTAAACTATTAAATTTTAGGATAAATTATGTCTAAGTCTATTATTCAGACCGATCAGGCACCTGCTGCTATTGGTACTTACAGCCAAGCAGTGAAAGCCGGTACCACTGTGTATTTATCAGGCCAGATCCCATTGGCGTCCGCCACAATGGAAATGGTGTCTGAAGATTTCGCAGAACAAGCCGTACAGGTATTTGAAAACCTAAAGGCCGTTTGTGAGGCCGCAGGTGGTACAACGAACGATTTGGTCAAGGTTAACATTTTCCTTATCGATCTTGGCCACTTTGCCACGGTTAATGAAATCATGAGCCGCTATTTCAACAAGCCTTACCCAGCACGGGCAGCGGTACAAGTTTCCGCATTGCCAAAAGGCGCGCAAATAGAAATTGACGGTGTGATGGAATTGCCGGAGTAAACCATGTCACCAGAGCGTTACCAGCGCATAAGACAAGTGCTGGATAAAAGGCAAACCGATTTAACGGTTTGCCTAGAAAATGTGCATAAACCTCATAATGTGTCAGCCGTGGTTCGCACCTGCGATGCCGTTGGTATTCACCGCGTGCATACGGTATGGGAAGAGAAGTATCAGTTTAGACGTGGTACTGCCATGGGTAGCCAACAATGGGTACGCCAAACTAATCACGAGAACATCGGTGATGCCATGGGCGCGCTGAAAGGCCAAGGCATGCAGGTATTGGTAACACATTTGTCGGACACCGCAGTAGATTTCCGTGATGTAGACTATACCAAACCCACCGCCATTTTGTTTGGCCAAGAAAAATACGGCGCCACTGACGAAGCCATAGCCTTGGCAGATCAGGACATTGTTATTCCTATGATGGGCATGGTGCAGTCGTTGAATGTATCTGTGGCCGCTGCGTTGGTGCTTTATGAAGCGCAACGACAACGTACCATTGCGGGTATGTATAATGAACAACATCTGCCAGAAGCAGAATGTCAGGCTTTGGCTTTTGAAAACGGCTACCCCCGCTTATTCAAGCTTTGCCAACGCAAAGGGCTACCGTTTCCACCTATTAATGCGTTAGGGGAAGTTGACGCTAACGATAGTTGGTGGAAAGAAATGCAAATCACCCCATTAGAAGCGAAAGCCCTTAGCCAGCAAGAAGGGTAGTACCAACCTCGGTTTACGGCGATTAATCCTGTCCGTAAACCGTACTCGCCAAGTCCTTCACAATCCATTACACTTCAGTTTTCAAATAACTACTTCAACAAAATCAGCCGCTTGATTTAAGGAAACTGGGTCTTATGCAACCATTGGCCACGACACCGATTACTGCCCTCAAAGGGGTAGGTGCAAAAGTGGCAGAAAAGCTAAACAAAATTGGTTTGTTTACATTGCAAGATATCTTGTTTCACCTTCCTTTACGCTATGAAGACAGAACCCGAATATACAGCGTGGCGGAATGCAGGCCCTTTACCCACGTGAGTGTTCAAGGTGAAGTGAAAAGTGCAGATATTCAATACGGCAAAAAGCGTATGCTGGTGGTTAAACTGAGTGATGGCACAGGCACCATTACTTTACGCTTTTTTCACTTTGGCGCTGTACAGCGTACAATGATGTCTCCGGGTAATACAGTGCGCTGTTTTGGCGAAGTGCGTACCGGTAAGTGGGGCATTGAAATGATGCACCCTGAATTCAAGCTGGTCGATGAAGATGCCCCTTTGGCAGAAGAGTCACTCACGCCGGTTTACCCTACCACCGAAGGGGTAAAGCAACTTACGCTACGTAATTTAACCGAACAAGCCTTAGCGTTATTAGACAAAGGCGCATTGGCTGACTTACTGCCAGAAGGCATGTACGACAACCAAATTTCCCTGAACGAAGCGCTGCATACGGTACATCGGCCGCCTCCCGATGTCGACGTTCACGAAATGGAAGAGGGCTTGCACCCCGCCCAATATCGACTGATTTTGGAAGAGCTTTTATCTCATCATTTAAGCGTATTGAAAGTGCGTAAGCTGTCTGATGCTCAGCCAGGTATTGCTATTTCGGTGAACCAAGGGCTTATTGATAAACTGCTTGCACAACTTCCATTCTCGCCCACGGGCGCACAACAACGCGTGGTGGCGGATATTCAACAAGATATGCGCCATGCTCGGCCAATGATGCGCTTAGTTCAAGGCGATGTGGGGTCGGGTAAAACACTGGTGGCTGCCCTTGCGGCGTTATCGGCTATTGGCGGCGGCTATCAGGTGGCATTGATGGCACCCACTGAATTATTAGCCGAGCAACACGCGAACAATTTTCGAGAATGGTTAACACCCTTAGGTATTGAAGTGGGGTGGCTTGCTGGCAAGCTAAAAGGGAAAGCGCGGGCCGAAGTATTGGCGCGTTTAGAAGCGGGTGATATCCAAATGCTGGTGGGAACCCACGCCATTTTTCAGGAAAGCGTGAATTATCAACAGTTGGCTTTGGTCATTGTTGATGAGCAGCACCGTTTTGGCGTTCATCAACGCCTAGCATTGCGAGATAAAGGGGAGCAGCAAGGGCGTTACCCACATCAGCTTATTATGACGGCAACGCCAATTCCCCGAACGCTCGCCATGACGGCATACGCCGATTTAGACACCTCAATTATAGATGAACTGCCGCCGGGCAGAACGCCAGTGCAAACCGTGGTATTACCGGACACCCGTCGAGCTGATGTTATTGAACGGGTGCGTCAGGCGTGCAAAGACCATGGTCGGCAAGCCTACTGGGTATGTACCCTTATAGACGAGTCGGAAGTGTTGGAATGCCAAGCCGCGGAAGATGCTGCGGTCACCTTGCGTACCGCACTACCAGACTTAAACGTAGGCTTAGTACATGGCCGTTTAAAGCCCGCTGAAAAAGCGCAGGTTATGGCTGATTTTAAAGAAGGGAAGCTCGACTTACTGGTGGCCACTACCGTGATTGAAGTAGGGGTAGATGTTCCCAATGCCAGTATTATGATTATAGAAAACCCTGAGCGACTGGGCCTTGCGCAACTGCACCAGCTTCGAGGCCGGGTAGGGAGAGGTGCGGTAGAAAGCCAATGTGTGCTTATGTACCAAAGCCCGCTATCGAAAACAGCCACACAGCGTTTAGGGGTGCTAAGAGAATCGAGTGATGGCTTTTATATTGCCCAGCGCGATTTAGAGATACGTGGGCCTGGTGAGTTTATGGGCACCCGCCAAACCGGCATGGCAGAGCTGAAAATTGCAGATTTAGTACGAGATGCTGCCCTGATACCGAAAGTGCAAGAGATTGCCTATACCCTTTGGGAGCAATACCCCTCTCATGCACAAGCGATTATAAACCGTTGGATAGGGCATAAGGAGCAATATGGTCATGCTTAGCCGTTTGCCACTTTGGGTAGCGAGTTCGCCACAGCAAGATAGCTTCAGTGCCGATGAGAAACGAGCCGCTGCTATTAGTGATGCTTGGGGTTTCCCCATCGTAGATCGCGCGGTTAAGCCAACGGACGGATTCTATTTGCAAGTGTGCAATGATGTTTTAGGTTTGGTTGATGCCAGTGAAAAGAAAACTCTGCCTGTCGACGTCGATTTTGCTTCTCCGGCCAGCCTTTACCGAAAGCAACACGGTGGCGGAAGAAAAGAGCCCATTGTTAAAGCCATTGGGCTGAAAGGGGATGCGCCTTGGCATGTCATTGATGCCACACCAGGGTTAGGGCGGGACGCATTCGTATTGGTTAGCGTTGGTTGTACGGTGACTATGATAGAGCGTTCGCCGGTGGTTGCTGCACTTTTAGAAGACGGAATTCGCCGGTTAGCTCAGCGTTATCCAGAACTAGCCCAAAGAATGGTGCTGCGGCATGGAAATAGTGCCGAGGTGATGCAATACTTCAGTGGTGAGGATGTTAACGCTATTTATTTAGACCCCATGTTCCCACATAAGAAAAAGTCAGCCTTGGTGAAAAAGGAGATGCGGCTATTTCAGCAATTGCTTGGGCACGACCCAGATGCTGATGCGCTGCTCGCCCCTGCGCGTCAGCTTGCAACGCATAGAGTGGTGGTAAAACGCCCTAACAGTGCTGAAGTATTGGCTGGAGAAAAACCATCAATGGCAATAGAAAGTAAAAAACATAGATTTGATGTGTATTTGTGTCAAAAACCCTAGGAGAGCAGCATGATACAAGTTGGTAGCACCTTGCCCGAGGTGGATTTCGGTCTTTTAGTCAACGGAGAAATGACGAACCCAGGTACGAATGAACTTTTCTCGGACAAACGAGTGGTAATGTTTGCAGTGCCTGGCGCGTTTACGCCAACCTGCTCTCAGGCACATTTGCCAGGTTTTGTGGCGTTAGCCGACAAAATCAAAGCTAAGGGTATCGACAGCATTATTTGTTTGTCGGTAAACGATGCGTTTGTTATGGACGCATGGGGCAAAGCAAATAATGCTGACGAAATTATCATGCTGGCAGATGGCAACGGCCATTTCACCAAGCAAATTGGCCTAGATATGAACACCAGTAACTTTGGTGGTTTACGTTCACTACGCTATTCCATGCTGGTAGAAGATGGTGAGGTGAAAAAGCTTAATCTTGAAGATCCTGGTCGCTTTGAAGTGAGCGACGCGCAAAGCATGTTAGATAGCTTATAAGCGCGTTACATCAATAAGCGTTACTTGACTAAGCTCGCACGCTAGAGATGTCTAGTTTGCGAGCTTTTTTATGCCACGTTTAGCCTAGTATTTTGTTTTACTCCTTACTGTCGCGTGGGGCACTTGCCAGCATGTGCGAGTAAAGTGCAAATCAATGGCGCGAGATGATCTTGCTTTGGCTTACCCCCGTTATAGAAGAGCACCGTTTAATAAGCGCGTTAGCGCCACAGGGGCTAACGCGCGTGCTGCAATAAAAGGCTCGAAATACAAGTGGTTGTAAACATTGAGGCAAGAAGCGCAGATATTCAGCACATTCACACGGTGAGTTACCTTTACTTGGTTAATGATAATAAGTATCATTTGCGAAAGAAGACAACGATTTAGGAATAATTATGACAACAACACTGAAAAAAATGGGTGCCTTGGTTTTCGCATCAGCGGTTTCATTTTCGTTACTCTCTGGCAACGCAATGGCGAATGGTGCAATTGGCGATCACGTTAATAATTTGCATGCCCACATAGGTGAATATACAGAAGAAGTGCATTGGCTAGAAAGTAAGTTTGGTAGTGTTGTTGATGCTTATGAAGCCAAAGATAAAAACCTAAAAACCGATGTTTTAATGGAATATTGGGAAGAGGTAGATTTCCATTCTGCAATTGAAACCCAATACGTGCCTATTTATGCCACTATTTGGCAAGGCATTTACGGTGTAAAAATGGCCATTGATAATGGCAAGCCTGTTGCCGATGTTCGCGTAGAGCAAGAGAAACTCAATCATGCCTTGTGGCAAGCGCTAGGCGCAGTTAAACTTGCGTCCCAATATCAAAAGAAAGGCTTGATTGATCAGGTAAAAACCACCGAAGTTGAACCTACCACAGGCCCAGAAGTTATTGACGATATTAAAACACGTTTAGATCGCGTAGTGGCTAAGTACGCTGAGCAACTACATGAAGTGGCAACGACCCTGGTACATGACACCTATCTTCAGCGCTTTGAAGGTGTAGAAGGCGACTTAATCGCAAAAGACGCAGCATTGGTGGAAGACTTAGAAAAAGACTTCAACGTAACCTTGCCACAAGCCATTTCTCAAGATGAAGGCGTAGATGCCGTTCGTCACGTGGTTGAAGCTATGCAAGTTAAGTTAGACAAAGCGCGTAAACTGCTAGTAGAAGCAGAAAAAGGTCGTAAAGACGTATTTTAAGGAACCTTTATGCAACGAAGAACATTCTTACAAGGGTTAGCCGCCGCCACAGCGTTAGGGAGTTTACCTCTTGGAGTCGCAAACGCCCTAAGCCCCATGGCCAGTGTGTCAGTGGAGTCACTACCTAAACTAGAGGGTGATTTAACCCTGTATTTAGGTCGAGGCGAGGGTGGTTTATACGAGAATGTTCTTCAAGCCATAGAAAAGCGTAACCCTAAGCTTAATCTTAAAATTCGCCGCGGTGGCTCTGCTGCCTTAGCGAATACCATAGTGGCGGAAAAGAAAGCGGGCGTGAAGCGAGCTGATCTTTTCTGGGCTGTGGATACGGGGTCAATTGGTATGGTGACGGATGCGGGGGCAGCTAAACCCTTGCCAACCGATTTAACCACACAGTTAAAAGAAGGGTTTCAATACCCGAGTTGGTCACCTGTTACTGGGCGTGTTCGTACCTTGCCTTATAACACACAACGTGTGTCACCCGAGCAAATTCCAGACAGCGTGATGGCGTTAGCTGACAGCGACCTCAAACTAGGTTGGGCGCCAGCGTACTCTTCGTTTCAGTCATTTGTTACCGCTATGCGTCTGCTTGAGGGCGAAAAAGCCACCCGAGCTTGGCTAAAAGGCGTAAATCGCAACGCCAAAAAATATGCCGGCGAACTCGGTGTCGTTATGGGCGTTGAACGGGGGGAAGTTGATGTCGGGTTTGCGAATCACTACTACACACTGCGCTTAAAATCCGGTAAACCTGATGCGAATGTTGCCTTGGCTTATACCAAAAATGATGCGGGCTGTTTAGTGAACGCATCAGGCATAGTGGCACTGAGTGACGGTGATTTACCGGTCAACTTTATTCGCTACCTGCTCACTCATGAAGTGCAAAGCTATCTTGCTCGGGAAGCTTATGAAATTCCTTTGGTTCAAGATGTAGCGCAGCCAGAAGGTTTAGAGAGTTTAAGTACATTGACACCTCCTGCAATGGACTTACGTAACCTTGCTGATTTACGTCCCACCCTTAACTTGATGAGGGATGTTGGCGTACTGTGACAAACTGGCCAAAGTCGTACCCCCTGGCACTATTGATAGCGCTGATGGCTTTATTGCCCGTCGGCGTTTTGTTTTCTTTAGCCCAAGACAGTGCGCAATTTTTCGATACCCATAATTTGCGGGTTTTAGGTAACACCCTTGCCTTAATGACGTTAACCATAATAGGTTCGGTACTTATTGGTGTTCCCCTAGCGTTATTCACCGCTTATGTACAAATGCCGTTTAAGCGATTCTGGCTGATTGTTTTAGCCGCGCCTCTTGCGCTACCTAGTTACATTGGTGCCTTCGCCATGTATTTTTCGTTTGGTCGCGGGGGAGAAATTGAAAATGTTTTGGGTGTGAGCACGCCTCCTATTAGCGGGTTATGGGGCTCGGCACTGGTGATGAGCCTTTATACCTACCCCTTTGTTATGATGACCACACGCTCAAGCCTACTCAGCTTAGATGCAAGCTTGGTGAATGCCGCGCGAACCTTAGGGTTATCGTTAGGCGCCAGTTTATGGCGGGTGGTATTACCGAGAGTGGTCAATAGTATTGCCGCTGGCGCTTTATTAGCGGCTTTGTATGCGTTATCTGATTTTGGTACGCCGGCCATTATGGGGTTAGACACCTTTACCCGGGTTATCTTTGTGGAATACAACGCCTTTGGCTTAAGCCAAGCGGCCATGTTAAGTCTGCAGCTTATGGTTATTGTTGGGCTAATACTCTTTATTGAAAGCCGTATCAGTGGCGCCACAGAGCGCCCAGGTAGACATTTATCTCTCTTTCCGGCGCCTTGGCAACGTAATCTGATGTTGCTTGCAACCATGCCCATTGTATTCATGAGTATTGTCCTGCCATTGGCAATATTTACGCTTTGGTTGGTACGGGAAGGTACGGGTGGCTTCGAGTTCAGTTATGCTTGGAATTCCGCCCATGCGTCTTTTATTGCCGCTATTGTGGCTGTGCTATTAGCCATTCCAGTTGCTCACGCTGCTATTGCAGGCAAAGCGGGGCGTTTAATGGAACGAATTACCTATTTCGGCTTTGGCGTGCCCGGTATTGTGATGGGAACAGCTTTGGTTTACGTGGGTCTGCAACTCCCAGCGTTTTACCAAACCTTAAGCTTGTTGGTGATGGCTTATGTGCTGCGGTTTATTCCCTTAGCGGTAGGCAGTGTAAGAACCACCGCAGAGAATATCGATTCCGGTTTGGTGAAAGCCGCGCGGGTGCTTGGCGCATCGCCACGAGAAGCCTTTATCCGCATAACGCTACCTTTAACCCTTCGTGGTATGATTGCTGGCGCAGCGTTGGTTTTTCTAGAAGCGATGCGTGAATTACCGGCCACATTAATGTTGGGGCCAACAGGGTTTGAAACTCTTGCTACCTATATGTGGCGAGTATACGAAGCTGGCTACTTCGGCCGCGCTGCGGTGCCGGGTTTACTACTTGTCTTGTTATCTGGCGTGGGGTTAATACTCATGCTGTCGGGCGAACGCAAAGCCCAATTTACTGTTACTGAGGATAAAGGGTCGTAATGCTACGTGTAAGTGATTTATCAGTGAATTATGGGGATACCCGTGTTGTCGACAAGTTAAACTTAGCGCTTGGGCAAGATGAAATCCTTATGCTGGTAGGCCCAACAGGTTGTGGCAAAACCACCATACTGCAAGCGCTGGCAGGGCTTATTCCTATCTCTGAAGGAGAAATAAGCTTAGGCAATTGGGCAAGTACACCTAAAAAGCCGATTCCCCCTGAAAAGCGTAATGTGGGCATGGTATTTCAAGACTTCGCGCTATTTCCTCATTTAACCGTGCAACAAAATGTATGTTTTCGTTTAAAAGACACACAACTTGCTGATCATTGGCTCAGCCTTTTGGGGCTAGAGAATTTTCGCGATGCCAAACCCGCTCGCTTATCTGGCGGCCAAAAGCAACGCGTCGCTCTGGCGCGTACCTTAGCCCATGAGCCCGCGTTTGTGTTGTTAGACGAGCCACTTTCAAACCTAGACGCAGCCTTAAAAGACAGCTTGCGCTGGGAAATTCGCGACGCCCTTAAAAAAGCCGATGTGCCTGCTATTTGGGTGACTCACGACCAAGAAGAAGCCCTTAGCGTAGGCGATAGAGTAGGCATATTAAATAAAGGTGTTTTAGAGCAGCTAGATACACCAGAAGCCTGTTATTCCACGCCGGCAAGCCGCTTTGTGGCCCGCTTTATGGGCGAGGCTAGCTTTTTACAGGCAAGCTACGACAATAACAGTGCATCAAACCCAAATAACACAGTGATAACGGACATAGGTAACGTGCCAGGTACGCCGTTACACCATGCCCATGGCGATGTAGATTTACTGGTTAGACCCGATGATTTAAGCCTAAACGGCGCGCATCCCTCTCCCAATGGGACGGTGGAATGGGTACGTTACGAAGGGGAAAGCCGCTTGTACGCAGTAACGCTAGATAATGGTAGCCACCTTAAAGTGAGGGTTAGCCATGAAAACGCGATTAAGCCGGGAGAGCGTGCCCATGTGCAGCTTGTGACTACCCATCCTTTGGCTGTATTTCCGAAATAGCAGTTTAAGTAATTTATCAGTTTAAAAAAGAAAGGGCGGTGAATAAAATCACCGCCCTTTTTCGCGTTAACCTATGGGTAAGTTTCAGCGAAATTCGTTGCTACGCACTTTCGTTAACCACAATCACTTTGCGATGAGGGAAAGGTATTTCAATATTGGCTTCATCCAGCGCTTTTTTGATTTGCTCAGGGACTGAGAAGCGAATGTCGAAATAGTGCTCACCATGACAAAATGGGCGAACAATAAAATCGACAGAACTGTCGTTCAAGGTAGATACTTCAACAAAGGGCGCAGGATCTTTTAGCACGTGAGGGTGTTCAGCTAATACCTTATCAATAACGGCCCGGGCAGCATCAGTATTTTCGTTATAGGCCACACCAA is from Alteromonas australica and encodes:
- a CDS encoding extracellular solute-binding protein; amino-acid sequence: MQRRTFLQGLAAATALGSLPLGVANALSPMASVSVESLPKLEGDLTLYLGRGEGGLYENVLQAIEKRNPKLNLKIRRGGSAALANTIVAEKKAGVKRADLFWAVDTGSIGMVTDAGAAKPLPTDLTTQLKEGFQYPSWSPVTGRVRTLPYNTQRVSPEQIPDSVMALADSDLKLGWAPAYSSFQSFVTAMRLLEGEKATRAWLKGVNRNAKKYAGELGVVMGVERGEVDVGFANHYYTLRLKSGKPDANVALAYTKNDAGCLVNASGIVALSDGDLPVNFIRYLLTHEVQSYLAREAYEIPLVQDVAQPEGLESLSTLTPPAMDLRNLADLRPTLNLMRDVGVL
- the trmH gene encoding tRNA (guanosine(18)-2'-O)-methyltransferase TrmH, with translation MSPERYQRIRQVLDKRQTDLTVCLENVHKPHNVSAVVRTCDAVGIHRVHTVWEEKYQFRRGTAMGSQQWVRQTNHENIGDAMGALKGQGMQVLVTHLSDTAVDFRDVDYTKPTAILFGQEKYGATDEAIALADQDIVIPMMGMVQSLNVSVAAALVLYEAQRQRTIAGMYNEQHLPEAECQALAFENGYPRLFKLCQRKGLPFPPINALGEVDANDSWWKEMQITPLEAKALSQQEG
- the recG gene encoding ATP-dependent DNA helicase RecG, with the translated sequence MQPLATTPITALKGVGAKVAEKLNKIGLFTLQDILFHLPLRYEDRTRIYSVAECRPFTHVSVQGEVKSADIQYGKKRMLVVKLSDGTGTITLRFFHFGAVQRTMMSPGNTVRCFGEVRTGKWGIEMMHPEFKLVDEDAPLAEESLTPVYPTTEGVKQLTLRNLTEQALALLDKGALADLLPEGMYDNQISLNEALHTVHRPPPDVDVHEMEEGLHPAQYRLILEELLSHHLSVLKVRKLSDAQPGIAISVNQGLIDKLLAQLPFSPTGAQQRVVADIQQDMRHARPMMRLVQGDVGSGKTLVAALAALSAIGGGYQVALMAPTELLAEQHANNFREWLTPLGIEVGWLAGKLKGKARAEVLARLEAGDIQMLVGTHAIFQESVNYQQLALVIVDEQHRFGVHQRLALRDKGEQQGRYPHQLIMTATPIPRTLAMTAYADLDTSIIDELPPGRTPVQTVVLPDTRRADVIERVRQACKDHGRQAYWVCTLIDESEVLECQAAEDAAVTLRTALPDLNVGLVHGRLKPAEKAQVMADFKEGKLDLLVATTVIEVGVDVPNASIMIIENPERLGLAQLHQLRGRVGRGAVESQCVLMYQSPLSKTATQRLGVLRESSDGFYIAQRDLEIRGPGEFMGTRQTGMAELKIADLVRDAALIPKVQEIAYTLWEQYPSHAQAIINRWIGHKEQYGHA
- a CDS encoding ABC transporter ATP-binding protein codes for the protein MLRVSDLSVNYGDTRVVDKLNLALGQDEILMLVGPTGCGKTTILQALAGLIPISEGEISLGNWASTPKKPIPPEKRNVGMVFQDFALFPHLTVQQNVCFRLKDTQLADHWLSLLGLENFRDAKPARLSGGQKQRVALARTLAHEPAFVLLDEPLSNLDAALKDSLRWEIRDALKKADVPAIWVTHDQEEALSVGDRVGILNKGVLEQLDTPEACYSTPASRFVARFMGEASFLQASYDNNSASNPNNTVITDIGNVPGTPLHHAHGDVDLLVRPDDLSLNGAHPSPNGTVEWVRYEGESRLYAVTLDNGSHLKVRVSHENAIKPGERAHVQLVTTHPLAVFPK
- a CDS encoding class I SAM-dependent methyltransferase — encoded protein: MLSRLPLWVASSPQQDSFSADEKRAAAISDAWGFPIVDRAVKPTDGFYLQVCNDVLGLVDASEKKTLPVDVDFASPASLYRKQHGGGRKEPIVKAIGLKGDAPWHVIDATPGLGRDAFVLVSVGCTVTMIERSPVVAALLEDGIRRLAQRYPELAQRMVLRHGNSAEVMQYFSGEDVNAIYLDPMFPHKKKSALVKKEMRLFQQLLGHDPDADALLAPARQLATHRVVVKRPNSAEVLAGEKPSMAIESKKHRFDVYLCQKP
- a CDS encoding ABC transporter permease, with amino-acid sequence MTNWPKSYPLALLIALMALLPVGVLFSLAQDSAQFFDTHNLRVLGNTLALMTLTIIGSVLIGVPLALFTAYVQMPFKRFWLIVLAAPLALPSYIGAFAMYFSFGRGGEIENVLGVSTPPISGLWGSALVMSLYTYPFVMMTTRSSLLSLDASLVNAARTLGLSLGASLWRVVLPRVVNSIAAGALLAALYALSDFGTPAIMGLDTFTRVIFVEYNAFGLSQAAMLSLQLMVIVGLILFIESRISGATERPGRHLSLFPAPWQRNLMLLATMPIVFMSIVLPLAIFTLWLVREGTGGFEFSYAWNSAHASFIAAIVAVLLAIPVAHAAIAGKAGRLMERITYFGFGVPGIVMGTALVYVGLQLPAFYQTLSLLVMAYVLRFIPLAVGSVRTTAENIDSGLVKAARVLGASPREAFIRITLPLTLRGMIAGAALVFLEAMRELPATLMLGPTGFETLATYMWRVYEAGYFGRAAVPGLLLVLLSGVGLILMLSGERKAQFTVTEDKGS
- a CDS encoding RidA family protein encodes the protein MSKSIIQTDQAPAAIGTYSQAVKAGTTVYLSGQIPLASATMEMVSEDFAEQAVQVFENLKAVCEAAGGTTNDLVKVNIFLIDLGHFATVNEIMSRYFNKPYPARAAVQVSALPKGAQIEIDGVMELPE
- a CDS encoding peroxiredoxin; amino-acid sequence: MIQVGSTLPEVDFGLLVNGEMTNPGTNELFSDKRVVMFAVPGAFTPTCSQAHLPGFVALADKIKAKGIDSIICLSVNDAFVMDAWGKANNADEIIMLADGNGHFTKQIGLDMNTSNFGGLRSLRYSMLVEDGEVKKLNLEDPGRFEVSDAQSMLDSL